A single Lolium perenne isolate Kyuss_39 chromosome 6, Kyuss_2.0, whole genome shotgun sequence DNA region contains:
- the LOC139832660 gene encoding uncharacterized protein, whose product MMKRSNGDIQTPKQPEVMIKEFINQARRDNDRARRNSLTDDKRKEINARRRALEQNKSVDERNIQKRASRQNKSKEEQQELNARRRISRQNKTEEERVALLAQRRATAEARRNTPCAESIAMPCPTAATLPTINMHASTYKLPAREENNSAPASPSTSMPAYTIGTEGDMESFLSSIMDEDAISVDLMDEQCYTREGYDADDMDIDTPTHSSGVESIDPFDFVYSNLPNRTHILKQEPNCEHCHAKKFERETDGFCCRNGTIKLAEPEPIPELMRLWSSADADSRHFRESIRFFNGHFSFTTLGVSLDNDCTNMRSGVYTFRAQGKMYHNMHSFGPNSRPEHLQLYFYDDDPSLVHRKEATKDLDQEVVQKVVDILKGNPYSEKFRSLGAHKENLQDYRIELNTDKKLDQRRYNLPVSSEVAAIWVEGSDLANRFKRSITLYGNNNERHSIQATQGCYDPLSYPLFFPKGELGWHPNLPKRDTPWHVAQLSRENRGDEGSVVQDSSAFFVYPFFTSPNLLLIVIHTDGGANICVSVRDYYCYRLQTRPAIFNPILHGGRLFQQFAVDMYIKIEGCRLSWFREHQPEIRADLYKGIVDSITAGETRASAIGTRIVLPWKFQGCFRDMKRRHMDAMALVQTYGKHDIFLTMTCNPNWQEIQDALLPGQTPQDRPDIVVRVFRSKLETMKEMLTKKHILGVVKAYVYVVEFQKRGLPHAHFLLIMDSKYKLIVPEQYDRVISAELPDKNKYPELYAIVVKHMMHGPCGVLKPNNMCMQDGSCKCRYPRAFNETTVQGKDSYPIYRRRKDGHCAKVRGHMLDNRWVVPYNPYLLRMFDCHINVEVCSSIKTVKYLYKYVYKGHDQTSFNIEKPDADGNIDEIKRFVDARWVTPPEAMWRIFGFKLCENHPSVLPLPLHLENMQMITFKAGDNLNNVAARENPSMLTEYFVANEKHAWARDILYKDFPRSFTWQTTKYWKKRDKGQQVGRIVSAHPAEGERYFLRVLLNHVPGSRSFEDLKTVNGVICDSFREAAERRGLIEADNTLDECLTESEQFAMPASLRRLFATILVFCEPGDVRGLWDRHLEAMSDDYRRKHTCPKTVEQKVLLDIRGMLQSMGKDIKSFPLPDINETYDNTDGEAREVIEETNIQVDKEDASLATSLNHEQRLAYDEILAAVDGGNGGVFFVDGPGGTGKTYLYRALLARVRGERKIALATATSGVAASIMPGGRTAHSRFKIPLNLEEGKSCSFTKQSGTAKLLRMASLILWDEATMTKRQAIEALDISMRDIMECPDRPFGGKTIVFGGDFRQVLPVVRKGSRGQIIDASLRSSKLWKGMRQLNLVKNMRAQNDRWFADYLLRVGNGTEETDDDGNIRLPEDICVSSTGNDTVDIKKLIDHVFPALDRNMENPHYMTSRAILSTRNDSVDGINMHMIERFQGEEMIYYSFDSAEDDPHSYYPQEFLNDLTPNGLPPHTLKLKINCPVILLRNIDPANGLCNGTRLVVRGFQSNAIDAEIVVGQHAGERVFLPRIPLCPSDDDMFPFRFKRKQFPIRLSFAMTINKAQGQTIPTVGVYLPESVFSHGQLYVALSRATAKSNIKILAIKDNGKDKTNNSKKRKRTESLVTTTLNIVYKEVLST is encoded by the exons ATGATGAAAAGGAGCAACGGTGACATACAAACTCCAAAGCAGCCAGAAGTCATGATTAAAG AGTTTATAAATCAAGCAAGGCGTGATAATGATAGAGCTCGGCGAAATAGTTTGACAGATGATAAAAGGAAGGAGATTAATGCACGTAGAAGAGCACTCGAGCAAAACAAGTCGGTCGATGAGAGGAACATACAGAAAAGGGCTAGCAGGCAAAATAaatccaaagaagaacagcaggaGTTGAATGCAAGACGGCGCATATCTAGGCAAAACAAAACTGAAGAGGAGAGGGTAGCATTGCTAGCTCAGCGCAGAGCAACTGCTGAAGCTAGAAGGAACACCCCATGCGCTGAATCAATCGCTATGCCGTGCCCAACTGCAGCAACTTTGCCTACAATAAACATGCATGCAAGCACATACAAATTACCCGCCAGAGAGGAAAATAATTCAGCTCCCGCTTCCCCTTCAACAAGCATGCCGGCGTATACCATTGGGACCGAGG GAGACATGGAGAGCTTCCTTAGCAGTATCATGGACGAGGATGCCATCTCTGTTGACCTCATGGACGAGCAGTGCTATACCCGTGAAG GTTACGACGCTGATGACATGGACATTGATACACCGACACACTCATCCGGCGTGGAATCTATCGATCCTTTTGACTTTGTGTACTCGAACCTCCCAAACAGAACACACATTCTAAAGCAAGAACCGAACTGCGAACACTGCCATGCCAAGAAGTTTGAGCGTGAGACCGATGGTTTCTGTTGTCGAAACGGAACTATAAAGCTGGCTGAACCAGAGCCTATCCCGGAGCTAATGAGGTTATGGTCTAGCGCAGATGCAGACTCTCGACATTTTCGGGAGAGCATACGATTCTTCAACGGCCACTTCTCATTCACAACTCTTGGCGTCAGCCTAGACAATGACTGCACAAACATGAGGTCCGGGGTGTACACATTCCGAGCTCAAGGCAAGATGTACCACAACATGCATTCATTCGGGCCGAACTCTCGCCCGGAACATCTACAGCTCTACTTCTACGACGATGATCCAAGTCTGGTACATCGCAAGGAAGCCACCAAAGACCTGGACCAAGAGGTCGTGCAGAAGGTAGTGGACATACTAAAAGGAAACCCCTACTCTGAGAAGTTCAGGAGTTTGGGCGCCCACAAGGAAAACCTCCAGGACTACCGTATAGAACTAAATACCGACAAGAAGCTAGACCAACGGAGATACAATTTACCGGTGTCGTCCGAGGTGGCTGCGATCTGGGTCGAGGGAAGCGACCTGGCAAATAGGTTCAAGCGCAGCATTACCCTATACGGAAATAACAATGAGAGGCATAGTATACAGGCCACCCAAGGATGCTATGACCCACTCTCGTACCCCCTCTTCTTCCCCAAGGGGGAGCTCGGTTGGCATCCAAATCTCCCTAAACGTGATACGCCTTGGCACGTTGCGCAACTATCAAGAGAGAACCGCGGGGACGAAGGTTCGGTTGTTCAAGATAGTTCTGCATtttttgtctatcctttttttACTTCACCTAACCTTCTTTTAATTGTCATTCACACAGATGGAGGTGCCAATATATGCGTCTCCGTAAGGGACTACTACTGTTACCGACTACAGACGCGTCCGGCTATATTCAACCCCATACTACATGGAGGGCGTCTCTTCCAACAGTTTGCGGTCGACATGTACATAAAGATTGAGGGTTGTAGGTTGAGTTGGTTCAGGGAGCACCAGCCAGAGATACGTGCCGATCTATATAAAGGCATTGTGGATAGCATCACGGCTGGAGAGACTCGTGCAAGCGCTATTGGGACTAGGATTGTTCTCCCGTGGAAGTTCCAAGGGTGCTTCCGAGACATGAAGCGCAGACATATGGACGCCATGGCGTTGGTGCAAACGTACGGCAAGCATGACATCTTCCTAACGATGACATGTAACCCAAATTGGCAGGAGATACAGGATGCACTGCTTCCAGGACAAACCCCGCAGGACCGACCAGACATTGTGGTCCGAGTGTTTAGGTCCAAGCTGGAGACGATGAAAGAGATGCTGACCAAGAAGCATATCCTAGGCGTTGTGAAGGCCTACGTCTATGTGGTCGAGTTCCAGAAGAGGGGCCTCCCACACGCCCATTTTCTGTTGATCATGGATTCAAAATATAAGCTCATTGTGCCAGAGCAGTACGACCGCGTCATATCCGCCGAGCTCCCGGACAAGAATAAGTACCCGGAGCTATACGCCATAGTCGTGAAGCATATGATGCACGGCCCATGTGGTGTCCTCAAGCCAAACAACATGTGCATGCAAGATGGGTCGTGCAAGTGTAGGTACCCGCGGGCATTCAACGAGACCACCGTACAAGGGAAAGACTCATACCCCATTTATCGGAGACGGAAGGACGGCCATTGTGCGAAGGTCCGAGGCCACATGCTAGACAATAGATGGGTTGTGCCTTACAACCCATACCTCTTGCGGATGTTTGACTGCCACATCAACGTGGAGGTGTGCTCCAGCATAAAGACCGTCAAGTACCTATATAAGTACGTATATAAGGGCCACGATCAAACTTCATTCAATATCGAGAAGCCCGATGCTGATGGTAACATAGACGAGATTAAGAGATTCGTTGATGCAAGGTGGGTTACTCCACCAGAGGCCATGTGGAGGATATTCGGCTTCAAGCTATGTGAGAACCACCCGTCGGTCCTACCGTTGCCGCTTCATCTCGAAAATATGCAAATGATCACATTCAAAGCGGGAGACAACCTAAACAACGTCGCCGCCCGAGAGAACCCATCCATGCTAACGGAGTATTTCGTGGCTAACGAGAAGCACGCGTGGGCTCGGGATATTCTTTACAAAGATTTTCCGAGAAGTTTCACATGGCAAACAACAAAGTACTGGAAGAAAAGGGACAAGGGCCAACAAGTAGGTCGAATCGTATCAGCCCATCCTGCCGAGGGGGAGAGATACTTCCTAAGGGTGCTTCTAAATCACGTACCAGGCTCAAGGTCCTTTGAAGATCTCAAAACAGTGAATGGTGTGATATGTGATAGCTTTCGTGAAGCCGCCGAGAGGAGGGGTCTCATCGAGGCTGACAACACGCTCGATGAGTGTCTTACCGAGTCAGAGCAGTTTGCCATGCCAGCCTCACTTAGGAGGCTCTTCGCAACAATATTGGtattttgcgagcctggagatgTGCGCGGCCTTTGGGATAGGCACCTTGAGGCGATGTCTGACGACTACCGGCGCAAACATACATGCCCAAAAACagtggagcagaaggtgttgcttGATATCAGGGGCATGCTGCAGTCCATGGGCAAAGACATAAAATCGTTCCCTCTACCAGACATCAACGAGACCTATGACAACACAGATGGAGAGGCTAGGGAGGTCATCGAGGAAACCAATATCCAAGTAGACAAGGAAGACGCTTCTCTAGCGACATCACTAAACCACGAGCAGAGGCTTGCCTACGACGAAATACTAGCGGCGGTTGATGGAGGAAATGGGGGCGTATTCTTCGTGGATGGTCCAGGAGGCACAGGAAAGACCTACCTTTACAGGGCACTGCTCGCTAGGGTTCGAGGCGAGAGAAAGATCGCGTTGGCCACAGCAACGTCAGGAGTCGCCGCTTCAATCATGCCAGGAGGCAGGACAGCCCACTCGAGGTTCAAGATACCACTAAACCTTGAAGAAGGAAAATCATGCAGCTTCACTAAGCAGAGTGGGACAGCCAAGCTCTTGAGAATGGCTTCGCTCATTCTATGGGACGAGGCAACCATGACAAAACGGCAGGCAATTGAGGCGTTAGACATAAGCATGCGAGACATCATGGAATGCCCAGACCGACCTTTTGGGGGAAAGACTATCGTGTTCGGTGGGGACTTCAGGCAGGTGCTTCCTGTAGTGAGGAAAGGGTCACGAGGTCAGATAATAGACGCAAGTCTGCGGAGCTCAAAACTCTGGAAGGGCATGCGCCAGCTAAACCTCGTCAAGAACATGAGGGCGCAAAACGACCGATGGTTCGCGGATTACCTCCTGAGGGTGGGTAACGGCACCGAGGAAACCGACGATGACGGAAACATCCGGCTTCCCGAAGATATATGTGTGTCGTCTACAGGCAATGACACAGTAGATATAAAGAAGCTGATCGACCACGTGTTTCCTGCCCTAGACCGCAACATGGAAAATCCTCATTACATGACTTCTCGAGCGATCCTCTCTACAAGGAACGACAGTGTCGATGGAATAAACATGCACATGATTGAGCGTTTTCAGGGCGAGGAGATGATCTATTATAGCTTCGATAGCGCCGAGGACGATCCACACAGCTACTATCCTCAAGAGTTCCTGAATGACCTAACTCCTAATGGACTTCCCCCGCACACGCTTAAACTAAAGATAAATTGCCCAGTTATATTGTTGAGGAATATCGACCCAGCTAACGGGCTATGTAACGGCACGAGGCTTGTGGTCCGTGGGTTCCAGAGTAACGCCATCGACGCAGAGATCGTCGTGGGACAACACGCAGGGGAGAGGGTGTTTCTTCCTCGGATACCTCTATGCCCATCCGATGACGACATGTTCCCGTTTAGATTCAAGAGGAAGCAGTTCCCGATCAGGCTCAGTTTTGCCATGACAATCAACAAGGCGCAAGGACAGACTATCCCGACTGTGGGCGTGTACCTACCAGAGTCGGTATTCTCTCATGGCCAGCTGTATGTCGCGTTGTCCAGAGCAACCGCTAAAAGTAACATCAAGATCCTTGCCATCAAGGACAATGGAAAGGACAAGACCAATAattcaaagaaaagaaaaagaaccgAGTCCTTAGTAACGACCACGCTGAATATAGTCTACAAGGAAGTTCTTAGCACTTGA
- the LOC127309248 gene encoding 3-ketoacyl-CoA synthase 12-like yields the protein MDLLLLLTVLHLARTVASLVRAVVARRRQSQCYLLDYVCYKPCDGRKVSTEMAGHVIERNQRLGLPEYRFLLRVMVRSGIGEESYCPRNILEGREDTPTHQDALDEMDAFFDAAVAKLFHKTGLGPRDVDVLVVNVSMFSRAPSLASRIVGRFGMREDVAAFNLSGMGCSAGFVSLDLARNALRTRATSVALVVSTESIAPNWYAGTDRSMMMGNCLFRCGGSAALLTNDPSLGRRAKMALRHLVRENTAGDEEAHTCALQREDGDGRVGISLSKALPRVAGRALTLNLGRLAPRILPVSELARFAAGTMRKKLLSRGRVKHGGPKINFKTGVEHFCIHPGGTAVVEGVKGSLGLNASDVEPALMTLHRWGNTSASSLWYVLSYMEAKQRLKRGDRVLMLTFGSGFKCNSCLWEVKGYMADKGVWAQCINEYPPECITNPYADKYSWVNDVQGDTIVF from the coding sequence ATGGATCTTCTCCTTTTGCTCACTGTGCTCCACCTTGCGCGCACGGTGGCTTCCCTGGTGCGCGCCGTCGTCGCCCGTCGCCGGCAGTCGCAGTGCTACCTCCTGGACTATGTCTGCTACAAGCCATGTGACGGCCGCAAGGTGAGCACGGAGATGGCCGGCCATGTTATCGAGCGTAACCAGCGCCTGGGCCTCCCCGAGTACCGCTTCCTCCTCCGGGTCATGGTCCGCTCCGGCATCGGCGAGGAGAGCTACTGCCCGCGCAACATCCTCGAGGGCCGCGAGGACACGCCCACCCACCAGGACGCGCTCGACGAGATGGACGCCTTCTTCGACGCGGCCGTCGCCAAGCTCTTCCACAAGACCGGCCTTGGGCCACGCGACGTGGACGTGCTCGTCGTCAACGTCTCCATGTTCTCCCGGGCGCCGTCGCTCGCCTCCCGGATCGTGGGACGCTTCGGCATGCGCGAGGACGTCGCCGCCTTCAACCTCTCCGGCATGGGGTGCAGCGCCGGTTTTGTCTCGCTGGACCTCGCGCGCAACGCGCTGCGGACGCGGGCGACGTCCGTAGCCCTCGTGGTCTCCACCGAGTCCATCGCCCCCAACTGGTACGCCGGCACGGACAGGTCCATGATGATGGGCAACTGCCTGTTCCGCTGCGGGGGCTCGGCGGCGCTGCTCACCAACGACCCGTCGCTCGGCCGGCGGGCCAAGATGGCGCTTCGCCACCTCGTGCGCGAGAACACCGCCGGCGACGAGGAGGCGCACACGTGCGCGCTGCAGCGCGAGGACGGCGACGGGCGCGTCGGGATCAGCCTCAGCAAGGCTTTGCCCAGGGTCGCTGGCCGGGCGTTGACCCTGAACCTGGGCCGCCTCGCGCCGCGGATCCTGCCCGTGTCCGAGCTCGCGCGGTTCGCTGCCGGGACCATGCGCAAGAAGCTTCTCTCCCGTGGCCGCGTGAAGCACGGCGGTCCGAAGATAAACTTCAAGACCGGCGTGGAGCACTTCTGCATCCACCCAGGCGGCACCGCGGTCGTGGAGGGAGTAAAGGGGAGCCTCGGCCTCAATGCCAGTGACGTGGAGCCAGCGCTGATGACTCTGCACCGGTGGGGGAACACGTCGGCGAGCAGCCTGTGGTACGTTCTGTCCTACATGGAGGCGAAGCAGAGGCTCAAGAGAGGGGACAGGGTACTCATGCTCACGTTCGGTTCGGGGTTTAAGTGCAACAGCTGCCTGTGGGAGGTGAAGGGTTACATGGCCGACAAGGGCGTCTGGGCGCAGTGCATCAATGAGTACCCGCCGGAGTGCATCACAAACCCGTACGCGGACAAGTATAGCTGGGTTAACGATGTTCAAGGTGACACCATCGTCTTTTAG
- the LOC127305722 gene encoding putative lipid-transfer protein DIR1, translating into MAKPQSLAAALLLALVVSLAAIEGAHGICGLSNDEFKLCQPAAAVNNPTDGPSSECCAALGKANLSCICRYKGVAGVWLRMYHIDAARAMALPGKCGLAMPSNCS; encoded by the coding sequence ATGGCAAAGCCACAGTCATTGGCTGCAGCACTCCTGCTTGCCTTAGTGGTCTCCCTCGCCGCAATAGAGGGTGCTCATGGCATCTGCGGCTTGTCCAACGACGAGTTCAAGCTTTGCCAGCCAGCGGCGGCGGTGAATAACCCCACAGACGGACCATCGTCTGAGTGTTGTGCCGCGCTTGGGAAGGCCAACCTGTCGTGCATCTGCCGTTACAAAGGAGTTGCCGGCGTATGGCTGAGGATGTACCACATCGACGCCGCCCGCGCCATGGCGCTTCCCGGCAAGTGCGGCCTCGCCATGCCCAGCAACTGTTCGTGA
- the LOC127305721 gene encoding uncharacterized protein, translating into MCGRSHSWQIKELKAKLGDDVGAAASFSTAKEHQAASGVEPAAAAAQGSSESDSSEVLRCPSSILAWCSSISPPSIDHSGESSDNSLRTSMSPCRALRWPPPVYPAAISTRQSSCAPLPAPATSAGPAALPSSSLRPYVCLIRCARRGRSRFWKGKSMRLVWDTDTLMDRFSTNRCI; encoded by the exons ATGTGCGGCCGCTCTCACTCGTGGCAGATCAAGGAGCTGAAGGCGAAGCTCGGGGACGACGTCGGCGCCGCGGCGAGCTTCTCGACGGCGAAGGAGCACCAGGCGGCGTCCGGCGTCGAGCCCGCGGCCGCGGCGGCGCAGGGCTCGTCCGAGAGCGACTCCAGCGAGGTGCTGCGGTGCCCGTCCTCGATCTTGGCTTGGTGCTCTTCCATATCCCCTCCCTCCATAGACCACTCCGGCGAATCCTCCGACAACTCACTGCGGACCTCGATGTCACCGTGCCGTGCGCTCCGATGGCCGCCTCCGGTCTATCCCGCTGCCATATCCACGAGGCAGAGCAGCTGCGCTCCTCTCCCGGCTCCGGCCACCAGCGCCGGCCCTGCAGCGCTGCCGTCCTCTTCACTGCGGCCATATGTTTGTCTGATTCGTTGTGCCAGGCGGGGAAGGAGCAGGTTTTGGAAGGGGAAAAGCATGCGGCTGGTCTGGGATACT GACACTCTAATGGACAGGTTTTCAACTAACCGTTGCATCTGA